A single region of the Undibacterium piscinae genome encodes:
- a CDS encoding DUF494 domain-containing protein, with protein sequence MFDILVYLYETYYRPDACPDAAVLAKKLSAVGFEQDEISEALDWLTVLADTTNEMVKQAPQDAQVSTASKGFRIYAEREIAVLGTQAMGFIQFLESANLIDSQQREIVIERALAIHESPVPLDKLKVVVLMMLWSQGKDPDMLMFDELLLSDEEAEPRLLH encoded by the coding sequence ATGTTCGATATACTTGTTTACCTCTACGAAACCTACTACCGCCCAGATGCATGTCCGGATGCGGCGGTATTAGCTAAAAAACTTTCTGCCGTCGGTTTTGAGCAGGATGAGATTTCTGAAGCCTTAGATTGGCTTACTGTACTGGCTGATACTACCAATGAGATGGTAAAGCAGGCACCGCAGGATGCCCAAGTGTCAACAGCATCCAAAGGATTTCGTATTTATGCCGAGCGGGAAATCGCAGTGCTCGGAACCCAGGCTATGGGTTTTATCCAATTCCTTGAATCCGCAAATTTAATTGACTCACAACAACGTGAAATAGTGATAGAACGAGCCTTGGCTATTCACGAATCACCAGTCCCCTTGGATAAACTCAAAGTAGTCGTTCTCATGATGCTTTGGAGTCAAGGTAAAGATCCCGATATGCTCATGTTTGATGAGCTACTATTGTCCGACGAGGAAGCTGAACCACGCCTCCTGCATTAA
- the def gene encoding peptide deformylase: MSILNILRYPDPRLHKIAKPVTIFDERLKKLVADMAETMYDAPGVGLAASQVDVHEQLVVIDTSETNNELMVFINPEIIWSSPERKVYDEGCLSVPGIYDGVERPAEVKVRALDQEGKSFELHADGLLAVCIQHEMDHLIGKVFVEYLSPLKRNRIKTKMLKEERQEQHDKQRGRR, translated from the coding sequence ATGTCTATACTTAATATTCTACGTTATCCTGATCCGCGCCTGCACAAAATAGCCAAGCCCGTTACAATTTTTGATGAGCGGCTGAAAAAACTTGTCGCAGATATGGCCGAAACCATGTACGACGCCCCTGGCGTAGGCCTGGCCGCTTCGCAGGTAGACGTACACGAACAGCTGGTCGTCATTGATACATCTGAAACAAATAACGAGCTGATGGTGTTCATCAATCCCGAAATTATCTGGTCTAGCCCTGAGCGCAAAGTCTATGACGAAGGCTGCCTCTCGGTTCCCGGCATTTACGATGGCGTCGAACGCCCTGCCGAAGTCAAGGTCCGCGCACTTGACCAGGAAGGGAAATCATTTGAGCTGCACGCCGATGGTTTACTCGCAGTCTGCATCCAGCACGAGATGGATCATCTGATAGGCAAGGTATTTGTCGAATATCTGTCGCCATTGAAACGCAATCGCATCAAAACCAAAATGCTCAAGGAAGAGCGCCAGGAACAACACGACAAACAGCGCGGCCGCCGATGA
- a CDS encoding TerC family protein, with protein MWAAFIAFVLGMILLDIFALNGSKSHKVSVKEAAIWSGVWVSLALLFNYGLWLYLKETVSLEVANVKAMEFLTGYVIEKSLSVDNVFVFLLIFGHFAVPVQYQRKVLLYGVLGAIVMRIAMILAGTWVVSQFSWVLYLFGIFLLFTGMRMLVAAEKEPDLDANPVLRLMKKLLPFTNDYHGEKFSVIENGKRVFTPLFLVLILIEISDVVFAVDSIPAIFAVTTDPFIVFTSNIFAIMGLRALYFLLADMADRFHLLKFGLAFVLMFVGIKMLVVKWMHVPTSVSLLVIGGLLASSIIASLIATRKKN; from the coding sequence ATGTGGGCAGCTTTCATTGCTTTTGTCCTAGGCATGATACTGCTAGACATCTTTGCCTTAAACGGCTCCAAATCCCATAAAGTCAGCGTCAAGGAAGCCGCCATCTGGTCCGGCGTCTGGGTCAGTCTGGCCCTGCTGTTTAACTACGGCTTATGGCTATACCTGAAAGAAACCGTCAGTCTGGAAGTTGCGAATGTCAAGGCGATGGAATTCCTCACCGGTTACGTCATAGAAAAATCGCTTTCGGTTGATAACGTCTTCGTATTTCTACTCATTTTTGGCCATTTCGCCGTGCCTGTGCAATACCAGCGCAAGGTCTTGTTATACGGTGTACTCGGTGCGATCGTCATGCGCATTGCCATGATCTTGGCTGGTACCTGGGTCGTGAGTCAGTTCTCTTGGGTTCTGTATTTATTCGGTATTTTCCTGTTGTTTACCGGTATGCGCATGCTGGTCGCAGCGGAAAAAGAACCGGATCTGGACGCTAATCCGGTACTACGCCTAATGAAAAAGCTGCTGCCATTTACCAATGATTACCACGGTGAAAAATTCAGCGTGATCGAAAACGGCAAACGCGTGTTTACGCCGCTATTTTTGGTACTGATCCTGATTGAAATATCCGATGTGGTGTTTGCGGTCGATTCGATTCCGGCAATTTTTGCAGTGACCACCGATCCGTTTATCGTCTTTACCTCGAATATTTTTGCCATCATGGGTCTGCGCGCTCTGTACTTCTTGCTCGCCGATATGGCCGACCGCTTCCATCTACTCAAATTTGGTCTGGCGTTTGTCCTGATGTTCGTTGGTATCAAGATGCTGGTTGTGAAATGGATGCATGTGCCGACTTCGGTTTCGCTGCTGGTCATAGGTGGTTTGCTGGCTAGCTCAATTATTGCCAGCCTGATCGCCACCCGCAAGAAAAACTAA
- the putA gene encoding trifunctional transcriptional regulator/proline dehydrogenase/L-glutamate gamma-semialdehyde dehydrogenase: MLRPMPTPFHALQAELLPHATPLRDAITQVYRRDEQTSVQWLLSNINPHAAAQTSIKTLAHQLVSAVRQQRTRASGVDALMHEFSLSSEEGVALMCMAEALLRIPDHATADRLIADKISKGDWRKHLGESPSLFVNAATWGLLVTGKLVGTNSDQGLGSALTRLIAKGGEPLIRKGVDLAMRMLGNQFVTGQTIDEALKNGQDNEKRGYRYSYDMLGEAALTAHDAAFYFSAYETAIHAIGKASNGRGIKDGPGISVKLSALHPRYSRAQRARTMNELLPLLKKLILLAKQYNIGLNIDAEETDRLELSLDLMEALAFDADLAGFEGIGFVVQAYQKRCPYVIDYLVDLARRSGTKFMVRLVKGAYWDSEIKRSQVDGMSGFPVYTRKVYTDVSYLLCAQKLLAATEVIYPQFATHNALTLATIYTWAEQAKITDYEFQCLHGMGETLYDQVVGKDKLNKPCRIYAPVGSHQTLLAYLVRRLLENGANSSFVNQIVDESVSIESLISDPLSIAAELGGKPHSGISLPADLFGTERKNSAGLDFSNELQLQKIAAHFETCSQQVITAGPLLYGPVSASKSQPVTNPAYRQDIVGHVIDADAQDVQMALVAAENYAIDWQTVAPSARAAILKKAADLLEAQTLDFMALAIREAGKSLPNALAEVREAVDFLRYYAAQVEFLPNTLALGPVVCISPWNFPLAIFIGEVSAALAAGNVVLAKPAEQTPLIAFKAIQLLHEAGVPRGALQFLPGTGEVVGAQLVADKRVKGVIFTGSTEVAQIINRTLAKRSVAESIDIPLIAETGGQNVMIVDSSALPEQVVNDVISSAFDSAGQRCSALRVLCLQVDIADKTLEMLKGAMQELRVGNPDQLAIDIGPVIDADAQKSLQSHINHMRERSKNFYALDLPASCQNGSFIAPTVMEISSLSELTKEVFGPVLHVLRYKRDDLPKLIDSINATGFGLTLGVHSRIDETIDFITQRAHVGNIYVNRNIVGAVVGVQPFGGEGKSGTGPKAGGPLYLKRLQRNPTGAIGGHTVYERQAPGALDALLVWAKTHGHEKIAELADQYAHHSPYQMTMVLPGPTGERNTLSFAPRGRVFCAATSVNCLLNQIAALLATGNTPVLPAQTMALLPEGLPLVVRDHILQAEADQAQVQFALVEASLLTTYQTLFAAQNEAIVCVIQMQESHSAPLWRLVAERALCINTTAAGGNASLMTLQS; encoded by the coding sequence ATGCTGAGACCAATGCCTACTCCATTCCACGCTTTGCAAGCCGAACTACTGCCACATGCTACACCTCTTCGTGATGCTATTACACAAGTTTATCGCCGTGATGAGCAAACTTCGGTGCAATGGTTATTATCCAACATTAATCCGCATGCCGCTGCACAAACTAGCATTAAAACGCTGGCGCATCAATTAGTCAGTGCGGTGCGTCAGCAGCGCACCCGCGCTTCCGGTGTCGATGCCCTGATGCATGAGTTTTCCCTGTCGTCGGAAGAAGGTGTGGCTTTGATGTGTATGGCCGAAGCGCTGTTGCGGATTCCTGATCACGCTACCGCAGACCGCCTGATCGCCGACAAAATCAGCAAGGGCGACTGGCGCAAGCATCTGGGCGAATCGCCGTCTTTGTTTGTCAATGCCGCGACCTGGGGTTTGCTGGTCACCGGTAAATTGGTCGGCACCAATAGCGACCAGGGTCTGGGTTCTGCATTGACGCGCTTGATCGCCAAAGGCGGTGAGCCTCTGATACGCAAAGGTGTCGATCTGGCGATGCGCATGCTGGGTAATCAGTTCGTGACCGGCCAGACTATCGACGAAGCCTTAAAAAACGGCCAGGACAACGAGAAACGCGGCTATCGCTATTCCTACGATATGCTCGGTGAAGCGGCGCTGACCGCGCATGACGCTGCCTTTTATTTCAGCGCTTACGAAACCGCGATCCATGCGATAGGCAAGGCCTCGAACGGTCGCGGTATCAAGGATGGTCCGGGGATTTCGGTCAAGCTCTCGGCCTTGCATCCGCGCTACTCGCGTGCGCAAAGAGCGCGCACCATGAACGAGTTGCTGCCGCTGCTGAAAAAACTCATCTTGCTGGCCAAACAATACAATATCGGCCTCAATATTGATGCCGAAGAAACCGACCGGCTGGAACTGTCACTCGACCTGATGGAAGCGCTGGCGTTTGATGCAGATCTGGCCGGTTTTGAGGGTATAGGTTTTGTGGTGCAGGCATATCAAAAACGTTGCCCGTATGTGATCGATTATCTGGTCGATCTGGCGCGCCGTAGTGGCACAAAATTCATGGTGCGTCTGGTCAAGGGCGCGTATTGGGATTCCGAAATCAAGCGTTCGCAAGTCGATGGCATGAGCGGCTTTCCGGTGTATACCCGCAAGGTGTATACCGATGTCTCGTATTTGCTGTGTGCGCAAAAATTGCTGGCGGCGACCGAAGTGATTTATCCGCAGTTTGCCACCCATAACGCGCTGACTTTGGCGACCATCTACACTTGGGCAGAGCAAGCCAAGATTACCGATTACGAATTCCAGTGCCTGCATGGCATGGGCGAGACCTTGTACGATCAGGTGGTTGGTAAAGACAAGTTGAACAAGCCTTGCCGCATCTATGCGCCGGTTGGTTCGCATCAGACTTTGCTGGCTTATCTGGTGCGTCGCCTGCTGGAAAACGGCGCCAATTCCTCTTTCGTGAATCAGATCGTTGATGAGTCCGTCTCTATCGAATCGCTGATAAGCGATCCGCTCAGTATCGCTGCCGAACTCGGCGGCAAGCCGCATAGCGGGATCTCCTTGCCGGCCGATTTATTTGGCACAGAACGTAAAAATTCTGCCGGTCTTGATTTCAGCAATGAACTGCAACTACAAAAAATCGCCGCACATTTTGAGACATGCAGCCAGCAAGTGATCACGGCTGGTCCGCTGTTGTATGGACCGGTTTCCGCCAGCAAGTCGCAGCCGGTGACTAACCCTGCCTATCGCCAGGATATCGTCGGCCACGTGATCGACGCTGATGCACAAGATGTACAAATGGCTTTGGTCGCCGCGGAAAATTACGCAATAGACTGGCAAACCGTCGCGCCATCCGCGCGTGCCGCGATCCTGAAAAAAGCCGCCGACCTGCTCGAAGCGCAGACGCTAGACTTTATGGCGCTGGCGATACGCGAAGCCGGTAAGTCATTGCCGAACGCTTTGGCGGAAGTACGTGAGGCGGTGGATTTCTTGCGTTATTACGCGGCACAGGTAGAATTTTTGCCAAATACGCTGGCCTTGGGTCCGGTGGTATGTATTAGTCCGTGGAACTTCCCTCTGGCAATTTTTATCGGTGAAGTTAGCGCCGCTCTGGCTGCCGGTAATGTGGTGCTGGCCAAACCGGCCGAGCAAACGCCTTTAATTGCATTTAAAGCCATACAGTTATTGCATGAAGCCGGTGTTCCACGTGGAGCATTGCAATTTTTGCCTGGTACCGGCGAAGTGGTCGGCGCTCAACTGGTAGCCGATAAGCGCGTCAAAGGCGTGATCTTTACCGGTTCTACCGAGGTGGCGCAGATCATCAACCGTACCCTGGCCAAGCGGTCGGTGGCCGAAAGTATCGACATTCCTTTGATCGCTGAAACCGGTGGCCAAAACGTGATGATCGTCGATAGTAGTGCCCTGCCCGAGCAAGTCGTCAATGACGTGATTTCCTCCGCCTTTGACAGCGCCGGCCAGCGTTGTTCTGCCTTGCGGGTACTCTGTCTGCAAGTCGATATCGCTGATAAGACGCTAGAGATGCTCAAGGGCGCGATGCAGGAATTGCGGGTTGGTAATCCGGATCAACTGGCGATCGATATCGGACCGGTGATTGATGCCGATGCGCAAAAGTCCTTGCAAAGCCATATCAATCATATGCGTGAACGTAGTAAGAATTTTTATGCGCTCGATTTGCCGGCATCATGCCAGAACGGCAGTTTCATCGCGCCTACCGTGATGGAAATCAGCTCCTTGTCAGAATTGACGAAGGAAGTGTTTGGCCCGGTTCTGCATGTGTTGCGTTACAAGCGTGATGATTTGCCTAAGCTGATCGACTCCATCAATGCGACTGGCTTTGGCCTGACTCTGGGTGTCCATTCGCGGATTGATGAAACCATCGATTTCATCACGCAACGTGCGCATGTCGGGAATATCTACGTCAACCGCAATATCGTCGGTGCGGTCGTCGGCGTGCAACCGTTTGGCGGCGAAGGCAAATCCGGCACCGGCCCGAAAGCCGGTGGTCCCTTGTATCTGAAGCGCCTGCAAAGAAATCCTACCGGCGCGATCGGCGGGCATACCGTCTATGAGCGTCAGGCACCGGGAGCGCTCGATGCATTGCTGGTCTGGGCAAAAACCCATGGTCACGAAAAAATTGCCGAGTTGGCCGATCAGTATGCCCATCACAGTCCGTATCAGATGACGATGGTATTGCCTGGCCCGACTGGCGAACGCAATACCTTGTCGTTCGCGCCGCGTGGCCGGGTATTCTGTGCCGCCACCAGCGTCAATTGCCTGCTGAATCAAATCGCCGCTTTGCTGGCGACCGGGAATACCCCTGTGTTACCGGCACAAACCATGGCTTTGCTGCCAGAAGGTTTGCCGCTGGTAGTGCGTGACCATATCCTGCAAGCGGAAGCTGATCAGGCGCAGGTTCAGTTTGCCCTGGTCGAAGCTAGTTTGCTGACGACTTACCAAACGCTGTTTGCGGCACAAAATGAGGCGATCGTCTGCGTCATACAAATGCAGGAGAGTCACAGCGCACCGCTATGGCGACTGGTGGCAGAGCGCGCTTTGTGTATCAATACCACCGCAGCCGGCGGTAATGCCAGCCTGATGACGTTGCAAAGTTAA
- the dprA gene encoding DNA-protecting protein DprA: MMGQDAEWIDWLRLEQTAGVGPDTARKLLTVFGLPANIFSADLSALAKLVPERIALALLAPVSLAFQAQLERTYQWCQQAGNQILTLGDPAYPRALLEISDPPILMYVKGRHELLTASSMAVVGSRNATAQGISHAEKFSEALSHAGLTISSGMAAGIDAAAHHGGLRGRGSTIAVIGTGADIVYPARNRALAHLIANDGCIVSEYPLGMPAIAGNFPRRNRIISGLAQGVLVIEAAAQSGSLITARMAAEQGRDVFAIPGSIHSPLSKGCHQLIKQGAKLVDAAQDILDELGILPLMSSMPAFEPQQQATSDASGRLLGAVGYDPVHIEILAERTGFDIASLSAQLLEQELEGNIESLPGGMYRRLG; this comes from the coding sequence ATGATGGGGCAAGATGCCGAGTGGATAGATTGGCTCCGGTTGGAACAAACCGCCGGAGTTGGTCCAGACACTGCGCGTAAATTGCTTACCGTATTTGGTCTGCCGGCAAATATTTTTAGTGCCGATCTCAGCGCTTTGGCCAAGCTAGTACCAGAGCGCATTGCGCTGGCGCTGCTAGCCCCGGTCTCTTTAGCATTTCAAGCGCAGCTAGAGCGCACATATCAATGGTGTCAGCAAGCCGGCAATCAGATCTTGACCTTGGGCGATCCTGCTTATCCTCGCGCTTTACTGGAGATTTCCGACCCGCCGATTCTGATGTATGTAAAAGGTCGCCATGAATTGCTGACGGCAAGCAGTATGGCCGTGGTCGGTAGTCGCAATGCCACTGCCCAGGGTATTAGTCATGCCGAAAAATTTTCCGAAGCACTAAGTCATGCCGGTTTGACCATTAGCTCCGGCATGGCCGCGGGTATCGACGCCGCCGCCCACCATGGCGGTTTGCGTGGCAGAGGATCGACTATTGCGGTTATCGGCACTGGCGCCGATATCGTTTACCCCGCCAGGAATCGCGCTCTGGCACATCTGATCGCCAATGATGGTTGTATCGTTAGCGAGTATCCGCTTGGTATGCCCGCGATCGCAGGCAATTTTCCGCGTCGAAACCGCATCATCTCCGGCCTGGCGCAAGGCGTGTTAGTTATTGAAGCCGCCGCACAGTCGGGCTCTTTGATTACGGCGCGCATGGCAGCTGAGCAAGGGCGGGATGTATTTGCCATACCTGGTTCGATTCACTCGCCTTTGTCTAAGGGCTGTCACCAGTTGATAAAACAAGGGGCAAAACTGGTTGATGCTGCCCAAGACATACTCGATGAGTTAGGAATACTTCCTTTGATGTCATCAATGCCTGCTTTTGAACCGCAGCAGCAAGCTACATCTGATGCCTCTGGCCGCTTGCTTGGCGCAGTAGGTTATGACCCTGTGCATATAGAAATATTGGCAGAACGTACCGGTTTTGATATTGCCAGTTTGAGTGCGCAACTGCTTGAGCAGGAACTAGAAGGTAATATAGAGAGTTTGCCGGGAGGAATGTATCGTCGCTTAGGCTGA
- a CDS encoding Bax inhibitor-1/YccA family protein, whose product MKILSRSSISDAQTVDYIDSSAITGHKVLRNTYLLLSMTLLFSALTAGASVAFSLPGPGIIITLVGYFGLLFLTTKLRNSGWGIASVFALTGFMGFTLGPIISRYLAMPGGSGIVMGAMGLTGIIFMGLSAYVLISKRDFSFMSGFLMIGMLVTFVASLGAIFFQIPALSLTISAVMVLLMSGMILFETSNIIRGGETNYIMATVSLYITIFNLFTSLLQLLGFIDKE is encoded by the coding sequence ATGAAAATATTGAGCCGTTCCAGCATCAGTGATGCGCAAACCGTTGATTACATTGACAGCAGCGCCATCACCGGGCACAAAGTATTGCGCAACACTTATCTGTTGCTGTCCATGACTTTACTGTTTTCTGCCTTGACGGCGGGCGCTAGCGTTGCGTTTTCCTTACCTGGCCCGGGCATCATCATTACTCTGGTCGGATACTTTGGCTTACTGTTTCTCACTACCAAGTTGCGTAACAGCGGCTGGGGTATCGCCTCGGTATTTGCCTTAACCGGTTTCATGGGCTTTACGCTTGGTCCTATCATCAGCCGTTACCTGGCAATGCCAGGCGGCAGTGGTATCGTGATGGGCGCCATGGGCTTGACTGGCATCATTTTCATGGGTTTATCCGCTTACGTATTGATCAGCAAACGCGATTTCAGCTTTATGAGCGGTTTCCTGATGATAGGTATGCTGGTCACTTTTGTGGCTAGCCTTGGCGCGATCTTCTTCCAGATCCCAGCCTTGTCACTGACGATTTCCGCAGTAATGGTATTGCTGATGTCAGGCATGATCCTGTTTGAAACCAGCAACATCATCCGCGGCGGCGAAACCAATTACATCATGGCCACTGTCAGCCTTTATATCACCATCTTCAATTTGTTTACCAGTCTGTTACAGTTACTCGGCTTCATCGATAAAGAGTAA
- a CDS encoding winged helix-turn-helix transcriptional regulator, producing the protein MLDKISKRILAELQNDGRISNVELATRVNLSPAACLERVRKLQESGYILGYTAQLNPHLLDVALLVFIEVVLDRTTPDVFEAFKRGVQAIPEVLECHMVAGGFDYLVKARVKDMNAYRDFLGKSLLQLSGVRETHTYAVMEEVKNTTNLPIK; encoded by the coding sequence ATGCTAGACAAAATCAGTAAAAGAATATTGGCTGAATTACAAAATGACGGCCGTATCAGTAACGTAGAATTAGCGACCCGCGTCAACCTTTCTCCGGCGGCCTGCCTGGAGCGGGTACGCAAACTACAAGAGTCCGGCTATATACTGGGCTATACAGCGCAGCTCAATCCGCATCTGCTAGACGTAGCATTGCTGGTATTTATTGAAGTGGTGTTAGACCGTACCACTCCCGATGTATTTGAAGCGTTTAAACGCGGCGTACAGGCCATTCCGGAAGTGCTGGAATGCCATATGGTTGCCGGCGGCTTTGATTATCTGGTCAAGGCGCGCGTCAAGGACATGAATGCCTACCGTGACTTCCTCGGTAAATCATTATTGCAGCTCAGTGGTGTGCGTGAAACGCATACTTATGCGGTCATGGAAGAGGTCAAAAACACCACCAACCTGCCGATCAAGTAG
- a CDS encoding catalase, which yields MTVSGSSSAYSVASSGQTGLALVHALDKVDTTSAKGVRATGSDSGSTNGSGKSAGETVQLSDEAKAAVRSLQARDRQVRAHEQAHLAASGGLATSGASYTYQKGPDGVSYAIGGEVSIDVSEGNTPQDTIVRAITIRSAALAPADPSGPDRAIAAQASQMAGYTEGLRFSCETRHAYENTRSLVSIRDQGHRNRLAPLVRRASYCLDQLKIPR from the coding sequence ATGACGGTTTCCGGGTCTTCGTCAGCATATTCAGTTGCTTCTTCCGGGCAGACTGGGCTTGCGCTAGTCCATGCCTTAGATAAAGTGGATACCACATCGGCCAAGGGTGTCCGCGCCACAGGCAGTGATTCCGGCAGCACCAACGGCAGCGGTAAAAGCGCCGGTGAGACGGTACAACTGAGTGACGAGGCCAAGGCTGCGGTGCGCAGCCTGCAGGCGCGTGATCGTCAGGTGCGTGCGCATGAGCAGGCGCATCTGGCTGCCAGTGGCGGTTTGGCCACCAGCGGCGCTTCGTATACTTATCAGAAGGGGCCGGATGGTGTCAGCTACGCGATCGGCGGTGAAGTGAGTATCGATGTTTCTGAGGGCAACACGCCACAGGACACTATCGTCCGTGCCATCACGATCAGGTCTGCCGCACTGGCACCGGCCGACCCTTCCGGCCCGGATCGCGCGATCGCGGCGCAGGCCAGTCAGATGGCAGGCTATACTGAAGGTCTTCGCTTCAGCTGCGAAACCAGACACGCTTATGAAAACACTCGAAGCCTGGTATCAATACGAGATCAAGGCCACCGAAACCGCCTTGCGCCATTGGTGCGAAGAGCATCATATTGCCTTGATCAACTGAAAATACCGCGCTGA
- a CDS encoding methionyl-tRNA formyltransferase: protein MRVIFAGTPEFAAVALKALHDAGFEIPLVLTQPDRPAGRGMQMHASAVKQFALQHDIPVAQPVSLRLDGKYPEIAQQAHDLLKATPHDVMVVAAYGLILPLSALEIPRLGCINIHGSLLPRWRGAAPIHRAIESGDSETGITIMQMEQGLDTGPMLAIESMAIAADDSTSSLHDKLAALGGEMIVKALRQLEQSPLPATVQPEQGVTYAAKISKEEAALDFNLSAEVLDRKIRAFNPFPGAHATFNGTIVKIWHAENVTSAVNQSASAVVSGQVLAANAQDGVLVACDGGASVLRLNELQKPGGKRLPAAEFLKGFTIAAGQVFSH, encoded by the coding sequence ATGAGAGTCATTTTTGCCGGCACCCCGGAATTTGCCGCGGTCGCACTCAAAGCCTTACATGACGCCGGTTTTGAGATCCCCCTGGTGTTGACACAACCAGACCGGCCTGCGGGACGCGGCATGCAAATGCACGCTTCCGCCGTCAAGCAATTTGCCTTGCAACACGATATCCCGGTGGCTCAGCCAGTCTCCTTGCGGCTCGACGGTAAATATCCTGAGATCGCCCAGCAGGCGCACGATCTGCTGAAAGCAACCCCGCACGATGTCATGGTAGTGGCAGCCTACGGCCTGATCCTGCCGCTCTCGGCATTGGAGATACCTCGTCTTGGTTGCATCAACATTCATGGCTCGCTGCTACCACGCTGGCGTGGTGCCGCGCCGATTCATAGGGCGATAGAAAGCGGAGATAGCGAGACTGGCATCACTATCATGCAAATGGAACAAGGTCTCGATACCGGCCCCATGCTGGCAATAGAGAGCATGGCGATTGCAGCCGATGACAGCACTTCCAGCCTACACGACAAACTGGCAGCACTGGGCGGAGAGATGATCGTCAAGGCACTGCGTCAACTGGAACAATCACCCCTGCCAGCGACGGTGCAACCGGAACAAGGCGTCACATACGCCGCAAAAATCAGCAAGGAAGAGGCGGCACTAGACTTTAATCTAAGCGCTGAGGTATTGGACAGAAAGATCCGCGCCTTCAATCCCTTCCCTGGTGCGCATGCGACATTCAACGGTACCATTGTCAAAATATGGCACGCTGAAAATGTAACAAGCGCTGTCAATCAGAGTGCATCGGCTGTCGTATCTGGGCAAGTTCTGGCCGCCAACGCGCAGGATGGGGTACTGGTGGCCTGCGATGGCGGTGCTTCCGTATTGCGACTCAACGAGTTACAAAAACCGGGTGGCAAACGCTTGCCAGCGGCTGAATTTCTCAAGGGCTTTACGATCGCTGCGGGCCAGGTTTTTTCACATTAA